A genomic segment from Dietzia psychralcaliphila encodes:
- a CDS encoding ROK family protein: MRNGVVVDIGGSGTRIGAVLDGRVVGVHGAEVATAEDLAAAIRAVDPSPNGVGVSVSGHVDADRGVIEASRAAAWAEGSMRSLLVALLDAPVSVIGHGDAHALALTQLPDVEFGGIAISLGTSLSFGALNRHGALIHPCGPTGWDLGHWRLVVDGGTTEAWWGLGGHGLYDLEREHGDGAAEIYAHRLGSFVVDAVQLFRPRTVLLTGGIVVGLGEALHGPVAEQLHTLPHTISAPRVVFSPSRDTALFGAAVAAGLAMPAVR, from the coding sequence ATGAGGAACGGTGTCGTCGTCGACATCGGCGGCAGTGGGACGCGGATCGGGGCAGTGCTCGACGGCCGCGTCGTGGGGGTCCACGGGGCCGAGGTGGCCACCGCCGAGGATCTGGCCGCGGCGATCCGGGCCGTCGACCCGTCCCCCAACGGGGTCGGGGTGTCGGTCAGCGGGCACGTCGACGCGGACCGCGGGGTGATCGAGGCCTCCCGCGCCGCCGCCTGGGCCGAGGGATCGATGCGCTCGCTCCTCGTCGCGCTTCTCGATGCGCCGGTGTCCGTGATCGGTCACGGCGACGCCCACGCTCTCGCGCTGACCCAACTGCCCGACGTCGAGTTCGGCGGCATCGCGATCTCCCTGGGCACCAGCCTGTCCTTCGGCGCCCTCAACCGCCACGGTGCGCTCATCCACCCGTGCGGGCCCACCGGGTGGGACCTCGGGCACTGGCGCCTGGTCGTGGACGGCGGCACCACCGAGGCGTGGTGGGGCCTGGGCGGGCACGGGCTCTACGACCTGGAGCGGGAACACGGCGACGGCGCCGCCGAGATCTACGCCCACCGGCTGGGCTCCTTCGTGGTGGACGCCGTCCAGCTGTTCCGGCCGCGCACGGTCCTGCTCACCGGCGGGATCGTGGTGGGCCTGGGCGAGGCGCTGCACGGGCCCGTCGCCGAGCAGCTCCACACGCTGCCGCACACCATCTCGGCGCCGCGGGTCGTCTTCTCGCCGTCGCGGGATACCGCGCTGTTCGGGGCCGCGGTGGCGGCGGGGCTGGCGATGCCGGCGGTGCGGTGA
- a CDS encoding DEAD/DEAH box helicase: MRSSVWVPESEVERFVGSAALARSRPYATPDAIREVDYTPESRTLSALVNGSGGRWYRTEVAFGTPDPSGWSRPKLSTCTCPVAMRCKHAAALMLFAGAGLDSGADGGADGGTEPVPEWRKRVEELLHATGSQSPPREPEVYGLQLSMVADETVDDGWAGGLRPGLGNRLRARIVVPGRGGRWKSAGVEWDRLRYGWTADMNAAQTSWFRAMDALARSRRQARVWLDLCDAEVPALWPLISTAAEAEVEIVPDDGLHDVRPGPRRRVGLTAWSPDGREVVVTAAAEILPDSDGARTMPDDDEELDRPLPGALVGERGDLVAVVRGRVLELCPVGRLDPGVARDLRRWRELTIPDEAVPEFCGEFLPGLVDAFPVIDRAGRLELPEKDRVEFELVIRRYAGPDSSDGPDLVAEWYRLDVMRMSDGTETVRRRPLTAGDLGDAGPILADPDSLDLAVTAEETGWGWVVTPGPWRVTGHDAAVLLADGVAALRALEGVRVTVRDGVPEIRRASEGPRITVAAEDDRSGIDWLGLSVGVTVEGRPVPFATVFRAVVSGQSEFVTEDGVLVPVDLERFGELRTLLDEALAASAARAGTAPGPGDIRIGLGQAGLWADLAELADDLAPPTGRAQALLELASDTPEPVPVPATLEAELRPYQQQGLGWLAMLWRHRIGGILADDMGLGKTVQALALIAHVHETHSLGVGAGAGAGAETAGASPGPFLVVAPSSVVPNWEAEARRFVPSLRVARRSATESKSPTTVAEDAAAHDIVVTSATVLRLDAEAYAGIGWAGVILDEAQQAKNPASKLFAALAGLRADFLLAVTGTPMENNLTELWAIAALSCRGVLPDAKEFRSLFRTPIEKDGDAEALHRLRRRLRPFLLRRRKELVAGELPPRTDAVMEVELSAAHRRVYERELARQRASLLALLDDFDSNRISILAGLTVLRRLCLDPSLVDPDHASIPSAKTDELIASLREVVAEGHRALVFSQFTSYLDTVVDRLHAEGITVAHLDGKTTDRAGAVGRFTEGGAQVFCLSLKAGGVGLNLVGADYVFLLDPWWNPATEAQAVDRAHRIGQTRPVLVYRMVARDTIEERVVELQRRKAELFASVLDSGEHFSAALTADDLRGLIE, encoded by the coding sequence GCGACCCCGGACGCCATTCGCGAGGTGGACTACACCCCGGAGTCGCGGACGTTGTCGGCCCTGGTCAATGGCAGCGGTGGCCGCTGGTACCGGACCGAGGTCGCCTTCGGCACACCCGATCCGAGCGGCTGGTCCCGGCCGAAGCTCAGCACGTGCACGTGCCCGGTGGCGATGCGGTGCAAGCACGCCGCGGCGCTCATGCTGTTCGCCGGCGCGGGACTGGACAGCGGCGCGGACGGAGGCGCGGACGGCGGCACCGAACCGGTTCCCGAATGGCGGAAGCGGGTCGAGGAGTTGCTGCACGCAACTGGGTCGCAGTCGCCGCCGCGGGAGCCCGAGGTCTACGGGCTGCAGCTGTCGATGGTGGCGGACGAGACCGTCGACGACGGGTGGGCCGGTGGGTTGCGCCCGGGGCTGGGCAACCGACTCCGCGCGCGCATCGTGGTCCCGGGTCGGGGCGGGCGGTGGAAGTCGGCGGGCGTGGAATGGGACCGGTTGCGCTACGGGTGGACCGCGGACATGAACGCCGCCCAGACCAGCTGGTTCCGCGCCATGGACGCGCTGGCCCGCAGTCGTCGCCAGGCCAGGGTCTGGCTGGACCTGTGCGATGCCGAGGTGCCCGCGCTGTGGCCGCTCATCTCCACTGCTGCGGAGGCGGAAGTGGAGATCGTCCCCGATGACGGTCTGCACGACGTCCGGCCCGGGCCGCGCCGACGCGTGGGACTCACGGCGTGGTCACCCGACGGCCGGGAGGTGGTGGTCACCGCCGCGGCGGAGATACTGCCGGACTCCGACGGCGCCCGGACGATGCCCGACGACGACGAGGAGCTCGACCGCCCCCTGCCCGGCGCCCTCGTGGGGGAACGCGGGGACCTCGTCGCGGTGGTCCGGGGCCGGGTGCTGGAGCTGTGCCCGGTCGGGCGACTCGACCCCGGGGTGGCCCGTGATCTGCGCCGATGGCGAGAGCTGACCATTCCGGACGAGGCCGTGCCCGAGTTCTGCGGCGAGTTCCTCCCCGGCCTCGTCGACGCGTTCCCGGTGATCGACCGCGCCGGTCGCCTGGAGCTGCCGGAGAAGGACCGCGTGGAGTTCGAACTCGTGATCCGCCGCTACGCCGGGCCCGACTCCTCGGACGGGCCGGACCTCGTCGCGGAGTGGTACCGGCTCGACGTGATGCGGATGAGCGACGGTACCGAGACGGTTCGGCGTCGTCCACTGACGGCCGGGGACCTGGGGGATGCGGGCCCGATCCTCGCGGACCCCGATTCGCTCGACCTCGCCGTTACTGCAGAGGAGACCGGGTGGGGATGGGTCGTCACGCCCGGGCCCTGGCGGGTCACGGGGCATGACGCCGCGGTACTGCTCGCCGACGGGGTGGCCGCGTTGCGCGCCCTCGAGGGGGTCCGGGTGACCGTGCGCGACGGGGTCCCGGAGATACGACGCGCGAGCGAGGGGCCGCGGATCACGGTCGCGGCCGAGGACGACCGGTCCGGGATCGACTGGCTGGGACTGTCGGTGGGCGTGACCGTCGAGGGGCGTCCGGTACCGTTCGCGACCGTGTTCCGGGCGGTGGTGAGCGGGCAGTCGGAGTTCGTCACCGAGGACGGCGTCCTGGTCCCCGTGGACCTCGAGCGCTTCGGTGAACTACGCACCCTGCTCGACGAGGCGCTCGCGGCCTCGGCTGCGCGGGCGGGCACGGCACCGGGCCCGGGCGACATCCGGATCGGGCTCGGCCAGGCGGGACTGTGGGCGGACCTGGCCGAGCTGGCCGACGACCTCGCGCCACCCACCGGGCGGGCGCAGGCACTACTCGAGCTGGCCTCGGATACTCCAGAGCCGGTCCCGGTCCCCGCCACGTTGGAGGCCGAGCTGCGGCCGTACCAGCAGCAGGGGTTGGGCTGGTTGGCCATGTTGTGGCGACACCGGATCGGCGGGATCCTGGCCGACGACATGGGGCTCGGCAAGACGGTCCAGGCGCTGGCCCTGATCGCCCACGTGCACGAGACCCACTCGCTCGGTGTCGGTGCCGGTGCCGGTGCCGGTGCCGAGACGGCGGGCGCCTCGCCGGGGCCGTTCCTCGTGGTGGCGCCCTCGTCGGTCGTGCCCAACTGGGAGGCCGAGGCCCGGAGGTTCGTGCCCTCGCTGCGCGTGGCCCGACGCTCGGCCACGGAGAGCAAGTCGCCCACCACCGTGGCCGAGGACGCGGCCGCCCACGACATCGTGGTCACCTCCGCGACCGTCCTGCGCCTGGACGCCGAGGCGTACGCAGGGATCGGTTGGGCCGGGGTGATCCTGGACGAGGCCCAGCAGGCGAAGAACCCGGCGTCCAAGCTGTTCGCCGCACTGGCCGGTCTGCGCGCGGACTTCCTGCTCGCGGTGACCGGCACCCCCATGGAGAACAACCTCACCGAGCTGTGGGCGATCGCGGCCCTGTCCTGCCGTGGAGTGCTGCCCGACGCCAAGGAGTTTCGGTCGCTGTTCCGCACGCCCATCGAGAAGGACGGCGACGCCGAGGCGCTGCATCGCCTGCGCCGCCGACTGCGCCCCTTCCTGCTGCGGCGCCGCAAGGAGCTGGTGGCCGGCGAGCTGCCACCGCGCACGGATGCGGTGATGGAGGTGGAACTCTCGGCCGCGCACCGGCGGGTCTACGAGCGCGAACTCGCCCGGCAGCGGGCATCGCTGCTGGCGCTGCTCGACGACTTCGACTCCAACCGCATCAGCATCCTCGCCGGACTGACCGTGCTGCGCCGGCTGTGCCTGGACCCCTCGCTGGTGGACCCCGATCATGCGTCGATCCCCTCCGCCAAGACCGATGAGCTCATCGCGTCGCTGCGTGAGGTCGTGGCCGAGGGACACCGGGCGCTGGTGTTCAGCCAGTTCACCAGCTACCTCGACACGGTGGTCGACAGGCTGCACGCCGAGGGCATCACGGTCGCTCACCTCGACGGCAAGACCACCGACCGGGCAGGAGCCGTCGGCAGGTTCACGGAGGGCGGCGCGCAGGTGTTCTGCCTGAGCCTCAAGGCCGGGGGCGTGGGCCTGAACCTGGTGGGCGCCGACTACGTCTTCCTGCTGGATCCGTGGTGGAACCCGGCGACCGAGGCCCAGGCCGTGGACCGGGCCCACCGGATCGGCCAGACCAGGCCCGTGCTGGTCTACCGGATGGTCGCCCGCGACACCATCGAGGAACGGGTCGTCGAACTACAGCGACGCAAGGCCGAACTCTTCGCCTCCGTGCTGGACAGTGGCGAGCACTTCTCCGCGGCGCTCACGGCCGACGACCTGCGGGGGTTGATCGAGTAG